The following proteins are co-located in the Flavobacterium sp. CECT 9288 genome:
- a CDS encoding AEC family transporter: MTNFILIFVFLVLGIVLQHCKGFPVNIYKLLNKIVIYICLPALALFYIPKIKWSTELLFPIGVAWIGFVGAYLFFTLLGRKFGWSNKLIGCLILTAGLGNTSFLGFPIIEALYGEEGLKTAILVDQPGSFVVLSTLGILVATMYSSSQSNGFDILKKILFFPPFITFIIACVMNNLGYDFIDTLQFGLQKVGSGVTPIALLSVGLQLKFERKSQHWRFLGLGLLYKLILTPALIYLLYVVLLQQHSKIIQVAMMEAAMAPMITACILAASHGLKPRLSSMMIGFGIPLSFVTLLFWYFLVQFI; this comes from the coding sequence ATGACCAATTTTATATTAATTTTTGTTTTTTTAGTACTCGGTATTGTTTTGCAACATTGCAAAGGATTTCCAGTAAACATTTATAAATTACTGAATAAAATTGTAATTTATATTTGTCTTCCTGCGCTTGCATTATTTTACATCCCCAAAATAAAATGGAGTACGGAGTTGCTTTTTCCTATTGGCGTTGCTTGGATAGGCTTTGTAGGCGCGTATCTCTTTTTTACTTTGCTTGGAAGAAAATTTGGTTGGTCTAATAAACTCATTGGATGTTTGATTCTAACGGCAGGACTAGGAAACACTTCCTTTCTAGGATTTCCCATAATTGAAGCTTTGTATGGTGAAGAAGGATTGAAAACAGCGATCTTGGTTGATCAACCTGGATCTTTTGTGGTACTTTCTACACTAGGTATTCTTGTCGCTACTATGTATTCTAGTAGTCAATCTAATGGATTTGATATTTTAAAAAAAATCCTTTTTTTTCCTCCTTTTATTACATTCATTATTGCCTGCGTCATGAATAATTTAGGATATGATTTCATTGATACGCTTCAATTTGGATTACAAAAAGTAGGAAGTGGCGTAACACCAATAGCATTGTTATCAGTAGGATTGCAATTAAAATTTGAACGTAAAAGTCAACATTGGCGTTTTTTAGGACTCGGACTTCTATATAAATTAATCCTAACGCCTGCACTTATTTATTTGTTATATGTAGTGCTTTTGCAACAGCATTCTAAAATTATTCAAGTAGCAATGATGGAAGCTGCCATGGCTCCAATGATTACAGCTTGTATTTTAGCTGCTTCCCATGGTTTAAAACCTCGTTTAAGCAGTATGATGATTGGTTTTGGAATCCCATTATCGTTTGTCACTTTGTTGTTTTGGTATTTTTTAGTACAGTTTATTTAA
- a CDS encoding Rrf2 family transcriptional regulator: MISGKFAITIHILTLLHQFPEEFLSSEFLASSMNVHPVLVRKEIANLKKNNIVVSKEGKNGGSKLSVSAASLTLDTIFKMTFETVNLGYAKNTPNPKCPIGRKMNEKLTDLYDEINTKISSELSNITLEKFSNQF; this comes from the coding sequence ATGATTTCAGGTAAGTTTGCTATAACCATTCACATTCTCACATTGCTGCATCAATTTCCTGAGGAATTTTTATCCTCAGAGTTCTTGGCGTCGAGTATGAATGTACACCCCGTTTTGGTTCGGAAAGAGATAGCAAACCTTAAAAAAAATAATATTGTAGTTAGTAAAGAAGGTAAAAATGGAGGTAGTAAATTATCCGTATCGGCAGCGTCCCTTACTTTAGATACCATATTTAAAATGACTTTTGAAACCGTTAACTTAGGCTATGCAAAAAACACGCCCAATCCAAAATGCCCTATCGGAAGAAAAATGAATGAAAAACTAACCGATTTGTATGATGAGATCAACACTAAAATCAGCTCTGAATTGAGCAATATAACACTCGAAAAATTTTCGAATCAATTTTAA
- a CDS encoding NAD(P)-dependent oxidoreductase: MKIAIIGATGFVGTAILNELNARNHEITAIARNPKDENKEHVKWIKANAHVETELLEAIAGNDLVINAYSAGWTNPNFYNDFLEASKTIQEAVKKSDVKRFLTIGGGGSLYVAPNVQAVDTPDFPKEYYMGATAARDYLNHIKEEKELNWTFFSPALEMHQGITTGRTGKYRLGLENPVFNEDNRSILSVEDLAVVIADEAEEPKHHQVRFTAAY; the protein is encoded by the coding sequence ATGAAAATTGCTATCATTGGAGCCACTGGATTTGTAGGCACCGCTATTCTAAACGAATTAAACGCGCGTAATCATGAAATTACTGCAATTGCGAGAAACCCAAAAGACGAAAACAAAGAACACGTAAAATGGATTAAGGCCAATGCCCATGTTGAAACGGAATTACTTGAGGCCATTGCAGGGAATGATCTTGTGATTAACGCCTATAGTGCAGGTTGGACCAATCCAAACTTTTACAACGATTTTCTTGAAGCCTCAAAAACAATTCAGGAAGCTGTAAAAAAATCAGATGTAAAACGATTCCTCACTATTGGAGGAGGCGGTAGTTTGTATGTTGCTCCGAATGTTCAAGCAGTAGACACACCTGATTTCCCAAAAGAATATTATATGGGCGCTACCGCTGCAAGGGATTATTTGAATCATATCAAAGAGGAAAAAGAATTGAATTGGACATTCTTTAGTCCAGCTTTAGAGATGCATCAAGGAATCACTACAGGAAGAACTGGAAAATACCGTTTGGGTTTAGAAAATCCTGTCTTTAACGAAGACAATAGAAGCATCCTATCTGTAGAGGATCTTGCAGTTGTTATTGCCGATGAAGCCGAAGAACCAAAGCATCATCAAGTACGATTTACAGCGGCATATTAG
- the meaB gene encoding methylmalonyl Co-A mutase-associated GTPase MeaB, whose product MEQKDKNPSALHEKPGITPPEMISTTSVGVIQRFRKIQPSSKELVEGILAENITALSRAITLVESTSSTHLAKANEVITACLPHANKSVRIGITGVPGVGKSTFIEAFGKYLTSLGKKVAVLAVDPSSTISHGSILGDKTRMEELVKDKNAFIRPSASGETLGGVARKTRETITLCEAAGFDIIIIETVGVGQSETAVHSMVDFFLLLKISGAGDELQGIKRGIMEMADAIVINKADGDNIKRANLAKLEFNRALHLFPAKKSGWTPTTAACSAITQEGISEVWTTIEKFLSLTKSNAYFFEKRKEQNQYWMLETINEQLKTNFFSNPEIQKSLTSTKKAVQNDEISPFAAAQKLLETYFKKK is encoded by the coding sequence TTGGAACAAAAAGACAAAAACCCAAGCGCACTTCACGAAAAACCCGGAATTACTCCTCCCGAAATGATCAGCACAACATCTGTTGGAGTTATTCAGCGTTTTAGAAAAATACAACCGTCCTCAAAAGAACTTGTTGAAGGTATTTTAGCCGAAAATATTACTGCCTTGAGCCGAGCCATTACTCTTGTAGAAAGTACCAGCAGTACTCATTTGGCTAAAGCCAATGAAGTAATCACAGCTTGCTTACCGCACGCCAATAAATCGGTGCGAATTGGAATTACAGGCGTTCCCGGCGTTGGAAAAAGTACTTTTATTGAAGCTTTTGGAAAATACTTAACGAGCTTAGGAAAAAAAGTAGCCGTACTGGCCGTTGATCCTAGTAGTACTATTTCACACGGAAGTATTCTGGGTGATAAAACTCGTATGGAAGAACTAGTCAAAGATAAAAATGCGTTTATCCGTCCATCAGCCTCAGGAGAAACATTAGGAGGTGTAGCCCGTAAAACTCGTGAAACCATTACACTTTGTGAAGCTGCAGGTTTTGATATTATTATTATAGAAACTGTTGGCGTGGGCCAAAGCGAAACGGCTGTTCACAGTATGGTTGATTTTTTTCTGTTATTAAAAATATCTGGTGCAGGCGATGAATTACAAGGCATTAAACGCGGGATTATGGAAATGGCCGATGCTATTGTGATCAACAAAGCCGATGGCGATAATATCAAAAGAGCCAATCTTGCCAAATTAGAATTCAACAGAGCTTTGCATCTTTTTCCGGCCAAAAAATCAGGCTGGACACCAACCACGGCAGCTTGTAGCGCCATAACACAAGAAGGAATCAGCGAAGTTTGGACTACCATCGAGAAATTCTTAAGCCTAACCAAAAGCAATGCCTATTTTTTTGAAAAAAGAAAAGAACAAAATCAATATTGGATGCTTGAGACGATCAACGAGCAATTGAAAACCAATTTTTTCAGCAATCCAGAAATTCAAAAATCATTAACCTCTACGAAAAAAGCGGTGCAAAATGATGAAATTTCACCCTTTGCAGCCGCTCAAAAATTATTAGAAACCTATTTCAAAAAAAAGTAA
- a CDS encoding MATE family efflux transporter, translating into MNLSQYVKEFSYNIKLAYPVILGMLGHTLIGIVDNFMVGKLGSTELAAVSLGNSFIFIAMSIGIGFSTAITPLIAEADAEKDNQKIRTTFHHGLLLCTILGLVLFVVTVLSKQVMYIMHQPKEVADLAAPYIDWVAFSMIPVIMYQGYKQFADGLSKTKYSMYAILLANVVHVFFNYVLIYGIWIFPKLGILGAALGTVLSRIMMVVFMHYLLKRNADLKKYFKNFSFKEIKKSILKKIINLGMPSAMQMLFEVTLFTAAIWLSGSLGKNSQAANQIALILASSTFMVAMGLSVTAMIRVSNTKGLNDFKQLIVVARSIFILAILLEIFFAILFVIFHQVLPHFFLNMSDASQLVDNNEIIAITSKLLLIAAIFQISDGIQVVVLGALRGLQDVKIPMYITFVAYWVVGFPISYYLGKYTELKAVGIWIGLLAGLTIAALFLYIRFARLTKRLVQQNEN; encoded by the coding sequence GTGAATTTATCTCAGTACGTCAAAGAGTTTTCTTATAACATCAAATTAGCCTATCCTGTCATTCTAGGAATGTTGGGGCATACATTAATAGGTATTGTAGATAATTTTATGGTAGGGAAATTAGGCTCTACTGAATTAGCAGCAGTTTCACTTGGAAATAGTTTTATTTTTATTGCAATGTCTATAGGCATTGGGTTTTCTACGGCAATAACACCGCTTATTGCAGAGGCCGATGCTGAAAAAGACAATCAAAAAATCCGAACTACTTTTCATCACGGATTATTGCTATGTACCATTTTGGGACTTGTGTTGTTTGTGGTTACGGTACTTTCTAAACAAGTAATGTATATCATGCATCAGCCCAAAGAAGTAGCTGATCTTGCTGCTCCTTATATTGATTGGGTTGCTTTTTCTATGATTCCGGTAATCATGTACCAAGGATACAAGCAGTTTGCAGATGGTTTATCAAAAACGAAATATTCTATGTATGCTATTTTGCTGGCAAATGTGGTGCATGTTTTTTTTAACTATGTATTGATTTATGGAATTTGGATTTTTCCAAAATTAGGAATTCTAGGGGCAGCATTAGGAACGGTTTTATCCCGAATCATGATGGTGGTTTTTATGCATTATTTATTGAAAAGAAACGCCGATTTGAAAAAATACTTTAAGAATTTTAGTTTCAAAGAAATAAAAAAATCGATTCTTAAAAAAATCATTAATTTAGGAATGCCCTCAGCCATGCAAATGCTTTTTGAGGTGACTTTGTTTACGGCGGCAATTTGGCTTTCTGGATCATTAGGAAAAAATAGCCAAGCAGCTAATCAAATAGCGTTAATCCTGGCATCATCTACCTTTATGGTAGCCATGGGACTTAGTGTAACAGCCATGATACGAGTAAGTAATACCAAGGGATTGAATGATTTTAAGCAACTTATTGTAGTAGCACGCTCTATTTTTATTTTAGCTATTTTACTAGAAATATTTTTTGCAATTTTATTTGTTATCTTTCATCAAGTGTTACCACATTTTTTCTTAAACATGTCCGATGCGAGTCAACTAGTTGATAATAATGAAATTATAGCGATCACTTCAAAACTATTGTTGATTGCGGCTATATTTCAAATTTCAGATGGGATTCAAGTAGTTGTTTTGGGTGCACTTAGAGGTCTTCAAGATGTAAAAATCCCTATGTACATTACCTTTGTAGCCTATTGGGTTGTTGGTTTTCCTATATCGTATTATTTAGGAAAGTACACAGAGCTCAAAGCTGTGGGTATCTGGATAGGACTTTTAGCAGGTTTAACAATTGCTGCATTATTTTTGTATATTCGCTTTGCAAGATTGACAAAACGTTTGGTACAACAAAACGAGAACTAA
- a CDS encoding PPK2 family polyphosphate kinase — translation MKSINPDDFKVVDKINLSKLPTNLEIGASDEKKEDKLKNVTEKLSALQDVMYAHNKYGVLICLQGMDTSGKDSLIREVFKEFNSRGVVVHSFKTPNSTELEHDYLWRHYLVLPEKGKFAVFNRSHYENVLVTRVHPEYILNENLPGIEDVADITPEFWENRMEQINNFEKHITQNGTIMLKFFLHLSKEEQRQRLLRRLEEREHNWKFSVGDLKERDQWDNYMHFYEEAINKTSSEHAPWYVVPADDKEMARYIVAKIIWEEMQKHTDIKEPEMDDKVKANMELYKEMLEKE, via the coding sequence ATGAAGTCTATAAATCCGGATGATTTTAAAGTTGTTGATAAAATTAACTTGTCAAAATTGCCAACCAATTTAGAAATTGGTGCCAGTGATGAAAAAAAAGAAGACAAATTAAAGAATGTCACTGAAAAATTAAGTGCCCTTCAAGATGTCATGTACGCGCATAATAAGTATGGTGTTTTGATTTGTTTGCAAGGAATGGACACTTCTGGAAAGGACAGTTTGATTCGGGAAGTTTTTAAGGAATTTAATTCGAGAGGAGTGGTGGTACATAGTTTTAAAACGCCCAATTCTACCGAGTTAGAGCATGATTATTTGTGGAGGCATTATTTAGTTTTACCTGAAAAGGGAAAGTTTGCAGTGTTTAATAGATCGCATTATGAAAATGTTTTGGTGACGAGAGTGCATCCCGAGTATATTTTGAACGAAAATCTACCAGGAATTGAAGACGTGGCAGACATTACGCCGGAGTTTTGGGAAAATAGAATGGAGCAGATCAATAATTTTGAAAAGCATATTACGCAAAATGGAACCATTATGCTAAAGTTCTTTTTGCATTTGAGTAAAGAGGAGCAAAGGCAGCGCTTGCTACGCCGATTAGAAGAGAGGGAACACAACTGGAAATTTTCGGTAGGAGATTTAAAAGAGCGTGATCAATGGGATAATTATATGCATTTTTATGAAGAAGCCATAAACAAGACAAGTTCTGAGCATGCGCCATGGTATGTTGTTCCAGCCGATGATAAAGAAATGGCACGTTATATTGTGGCTAAGATTATTTGGGAAGAAATGCAAAAACACACTGATATTAAGGAGCCAGAGATGGATGATAAGGTCAAGGCTAATATGGAATTGTATAAAGAAATGTTAGAAAAGGAATAG
- a CDS encoding RNA polymerase sigma factor: MQRDAQRQVYELMAPKLYRTCKRYLKKEEEIEEALADAFYTIFTKLDQLKEFGAFEAWSRKITVNHCLATIKKNTNFNLHLDDVKTLSQPFTDEITDLEEEDLLNLLNHIPEGCKTIFNLFVIEGYGHKEIAVMLNISEGTSKSQLNASKTKLKELVNNLYYQKAK, from the coding sequence ATGCAACGAGATGCCCAGCGTCAAGTGTATGAGCTTATGGCTCCAAAATTGTACCGCACTTGCAAGCGCTACCTAAAGAAAGAGGAAGAAATAGAAGAGGCATTGGCCGACGCTTTCTATACTATTTTTACCAAACTCGACCAGCTCAAAGAATTTGGAGCTTTTGAAGCTTGGTCCCGAAAAATTACAGTCAATCATTGTTTGGCTACCATCAAGAAAAACACCAATTTCAATTTGCATCTCGATGATGTCAAAACCCTTTCGCAACCTTTTACTGATGAAATAACGGACCTCGAAGAGGAAGATTTGCTGAATTTGCTCAATCACATTCCTGAAGGTTGCAAGACGATTTTTAATCTTTTCGTTATCGAGGGCTATGGCCACAAAGAAATTGCAGTTATGCTGAACATTTCCGAAGGCACATCCAAATCACAATTGAATGCTTCGAAAACCAAACTGAAGGAATTAGTAAACAATTTGTATTACCAAAAAGCGAAATAG
- a CDS encoding 3-ketoacyl-ACP reductase, with protein MTDLKNKTALVTGAGKGIGKAIALALAKEGVNVILVARTQEEIDSVAAKVRSLRVKALAVTADVADINSVNAAVEKALSEFGAIDILINNAGIASFGKFLELEPTDWERIIQVNLMGPYYVTRAVVPNMIERQTGDIINISSTAGLAGNAMTSAYSASKFALLGLTDSLMQEMRKHNIRVTALTPSTVATDMAKELKLTDGNPDKVMQAEDMAELVIAQLKLNRRVFVKNSSLWSTNP; from the coding sequence ATGACTGATTTAAAAAATAAAACGGCACTTGTTACTGGTGCTGGAAAAGGAATAGGTAAAGCAATTGCATTGGCATTAGCCAAAGAAGGCGTAAACGTAATTTTAGTAGCGCGCACTCAAGAAGAAATTGACAGTGTAGCTGCAAAAGTACGTTCTTTACGTGTAAAAGCCTTGGCTGTTACTGCAGATGTTGCTGATATCAACTCTGTAAACGCTGCGGTAGAAAAAGCACTAAGCGAATTTGGCGCTATTGATATTTTGATCAATAACGCTGGTATTGCATCGTTTGGAAAATTCTTAGAATTAGAACCAACCGATTGGGAACGCATTATTCAAGTGAATTTAATGGGACCGTATTACGTAACCAGAGCCGTTGTTCCAAACATGATTGAAAGACAAACTGGAGATATTATCAACATCTCATCAACCGCTGGATTGGCCGGAAATGCCATGACGAGCGCTTATAGTGCCTCTAAATTTGCTTTGTTAGGACTAACCGATTCATTGATGCAAGAAATGCGCAAACACAACATTCGTGTTACCGCACTTACGCCAAGCACCGTGGCTACTGACATGGCCAAAGAACTAAAACTTACGGACGGAAATCCGGATAAAGTGATGCAAGCCGAAGATATGGCAGAGCTCGTAATCGCGCAACTGAAACTAAACCGTCGCGTGTTTGTAAAAAACAGTAGTCTTTGGTCTACTAATCCGTAA
- a CDS encoding L,D-transpeptidase, producing MKPIVYILSALVCSVLFSCKESAASSKNKNQTEKIPTKIERKKPGTITYNFENTKEWLKKATNDSTQLQLAYAINRTDAENFKKIDSVLVPNDFTGDIAYYLPFPLKVSALKEVEKIIYFSYPTQTFAAYENGELIYTGPTNMGREKDKTPTGLFFTNWKAEKTTSTFNDEWDLKWNFNIENKLGVGFHQYALPGYPASHSCLRLQEADAKKLYNWADEWILQDDQNVKVKGTPVIVFGAYPFGKTKPWYVLVDDAKGLQLSESDIERETKPHLNSILKEQKNRATQQNKE from the coding sequence ATGAAGCCAATAGTTTATATCCTTAGTGCATTAGTTTGCTCTGTTTTGTTTTCTTGTAAAGAGAGCGCGGCAAGTTCTAAAAACAAAAATCAAACAGAAAAAATTCCAACTAAAATAGAACGAAAAAAACCAGGTACCATCACTTATAATTTTGAAAACACGAAAGAATGGCTGAAGAAAGCTACAAACGATAGCACTCAATTGCAACTTGCGTATGCGATTAATAGAACAGACGCTGAGAATTTCAAAAAAATAGATTCGGTTTTAGTTCCCAATGATTTTACGGGCGATATTGCTTATTATTTGCCTTTTCCTTTGAAGGTTTCGGCTTTAAAGGAAGTTGAAAAGATTATCTATTTTTCGTATCCAACTCAAACTTTTGCTGCTTATGAAAACGGCGAATTGATTTATACCGGCCCAACCAATATGGGAAGGGAAAAGGATAAAACTCCAACAGGTTTGTTTTTTACTAACTGGAAAGCCGAAAAAACGACCAGTACTTTTAACGACGAGTGGGATTTAAAATGGAATTTTAACATCGAAAATAAATTGGGTGTTGGTTTTCATCAATATGCTTTGCCGGGTTATCCAGCTTCGCATTCTTGTTTGAGACTTCAAGAAGCAGATGCCAAAAAACTGTACAATTGGGCGGACGAATGGATACTTCAAGATGATCAAAATGTGAAAGTAAAAGGAACTCCTGTCATTGTTTTTGGAGCCTATCCGTTTGGTAAAACCAAACCTTGGTATGTCTTGGTTGATGATGCCAAAGGTTTACAGCTAAGTGAAAGTGATATTGAAAGAGAAACAAAACCACACTTGAATTCCATTTTAAAAGAACAGAAAAATAGAGCTACGCAACAAAATAAGGAATAG
- the mtaB gene encoding tRNA (N(6)-L-threonylcarbamoyladenosine(37)-C(2))-methylthiotransferase MtaB, with product MEKRKKVAFYTLGCKLNFSETSTIARNLQDEGFDRVDFEEVADMYVINTCSVTENADKQFKQVVRKAMKLNDKAFVAAVGCYAQLKPEELAAVDGVDLVLGATEKFKLADYINDLSKNDMGEVHSCEIAEADFYVGSYSIGDRTRAFLKVQDGCDYKCTYCTIPLARGISRSDELENVLKNAAEISKQGIKEIVLTGVNIGDYGKGEFGNKKHEHTFLELVQALDEVDGIERLRISSIEPNLLKNETIEFVSKSRTFVPHFHIPLQSGSNDILKLMKRRYLREIYTERVNKIREVMPHACIGVDVIVGFPGETDEHFLETYHFLNDLDISYLHVFTYSERDNTEAAAMSGVVPANVRAKRSKMLRGLSVKKRRAFYESQLGTQRKVLFESENKEGYIHGFTENYVKVKTPWNPELVNTLHDINLTRIDEDGSVRMDFVSVLV from the coding sequence ATGGAAAAACGCAAAAAAGTAGCCTTTTATACTTTAGGCTGTAAACTCAATTTCTCAGAAACATCAACTATTGCGCGCAATCTTCAAGACGAGGGGTTTGATCGCGTTGATTTTGAAGAAGTGGCTGATATGTATGTGATTAATACGTGTTCAGTTACTGAAAATGCCGATAAACAGTTCAAACAAGTGGTGCGTAAGGCCATGAAGCTCAACGATAAAGCTTTTGTGGCTGCGGTGGGTTGTTATGCGCAACTTAAACCGGAGGAATTGGCGGCGGTGGATGGCGTAGATTTGGTTCTTGGTGCTACCGAAAAATTCAAACTAGCCGATTATATCAATGATTTGTCTAAAAATGATATGGGCGAGGTGCATTCCTGCGAGATTGCCGAAGCTGATTTTTATGTAGGCAGTTATTCTATAGGCGATAGAACGCGCGCGTTTTTGAAAGTTCAGGATGGTTGCGATTATAAATGTACGTATTGCACGATTCCGCTGGCGAGAGGAATTTCTAGAAGTGACGAGTTAGAAAATGTATTGAAAAATGCAGCCGAAATTTCGAAACAAGGCATTAAAGAAATCGTACTTACTGGTGTAAATATTGGTGATTACGGTAAAGGGGAATTTGGAAATAAGAAACATGAACATACTTTTTTGGAATTGGTTCAGGCTTTGGATGAAGTAGACGGTATTGAGCGCTTGCGAATATCCTCTATTGAACCGAATTTATTGAAAAACGAAACGATAGAATTTGTGTCGAAAAGTAGAACTTTTGTACCGCATTTTCATATTCCGTTGCAATCAGGAAGTAATGATATTTTGAAATTAATGAAGCGTCGTTACTTACGCGAAATATATACAGAGCGAGTGAATAAGATTCGTGAGGTGATGCCACATGCATGTATAGGTGTGGATGTCATTGTAGGTTTTCCGGGTGAAACGGATGAGCATTTTCTGGAAACGTACCATTTTTTGAATGATTTGGATATTTCGTACTTGCACGTTTTTACGTATTCAGAGCGTGATAATACTGAGGCTGCTGCTATGAGTGGTGTAGTTCCGGCAAATGTGCGTGCAAAACGTAGTAAAATGTTACGTGGATTATCTGTGAAAAAACGTCGTGCTTTTTATGAAAGCCAATTGGGAACGCAACGCAAAGTGTTGTTTGAAAGTGAAAATAAAGAAGGCTACATTCACGGATTTACTGAGAATTACGTAAAAGTAAAAACGCCTTGGAATCCAGAATTGGTGAATACGCTACACGATATCAACTTGACTCGAATTGATGAAGATGGCAGTGTGCGCATGGATTTTGTATCTGTGTTGGTTTAG
- a CDS encoding IPT/TIG domain-containing protein: MTTLARTFSIIFILISTILISCSSEETKYIPPTLVNFPESGLLGQPIVIEIKNFEIGKLQVFFDLEEAQVNYVSDKEIMVIVPRTIKTNTPILKVIDLNENKTILNQTFSLKKPTISKYSSDKITFNETFTIYGENFDLLKDFITVSVNNEKAIIKNVDYNKIEIEIPNKIKTANLEIKVTAQLQEVASTLPLLLDSPMISGINNSSTWLGGQLIVFGENFNPNLDFGEVFINDIPCYFIASNNKLSIDVPPGPHKDFKITNVKYKTAGLTTTFDCDVPILNDVIMVDYLKDINIQHSVIVYNNKAYQFKFKNKASYDFNFNYSLLEFSPTTEKWTELSSFSYTGYLSKIAFDGKKTVYLYKKSTAGNYSLSKFDLSTMVETPISLPFGNKIDNPILFAYQNNFYFIGGVVHNNGTSTVIKQKHQYSESTNSWKTLPASTFSTFPSCDTSGCGECKYFFVGNDIYITIFTGNYKSYKINPNLDVIANIPYALLFEYSNKIFGLRPNSNNELYNVNTNGYKILDYTSVLAYGSSFFTVNNEIYFTRNSWTVYHQNTLFTQKLRKEILNGL; the protein is encoded by the coding sequence ATGACTACACTGGCTAGAACCTTCTCAATTATCTTCATTCTTATCTCTACTATTTTAATTTCCTGCAGTTCCGAAGAAACAAAATATATACCTCCAACACTAGTAAACTTTCCTGAATCTGGATTATTAGGACAGCCAATAGTGATTGAAATAAAGAATTTTGAAATTGGAAAATTACAAGTCTTTTTTGATTTAGAAGAAGCTCAAGTGAATTATGTATCGGACAAAGAAATTATGGTTATTGTTCCTAGAACAATCAAAACCAATACTCCAATTCTCAAAGTAATTGATTTAAATGAAAACAAAACAATTCTTAATCAAACATTTTCTTTAAAAAAACCTACAATTAGTAAATATAGTAGTGACAAGATTACCTTTAATGAAACTTTTACAATTTATGGTGAAAACTTTGACTTATTGAAAGATTTTATAACTGTATCTGTTAACAATGAAAAGGCTATAATTAAAAATGTTGATTATAATAAAATTGAAATTGAAATCCCTAATAAAATAAAAACTGCGAATCTAGAAATCAAAGTAACAGCACAACTTCAAGAAGTAGCTTCAACCCTACCATTGCTTTTAGATTCACCAATGATTTCAGGGATCAATAATAGTTCCACTTGGCTTGGAGGGCAGCTTATAGTTTTTGGAGAAAATTTTAATCCTAATTTAGATTTTGGAGAAGTCTTTATAAATGATATTCCCTGCTATTTTATAGCTTCAAATAATAAATTAAGTATTGATGTTCCTCCTGGTCCGCACAAGGATTTTAAAATTACTAATGTTAAATATAAAACTGCAGGTCTGACTACTACTTTTGATTGTGATGTTCCTATATTAAATGATGTCATTATGGTAGATTATTTGAAAGATATAAATATTCAACATTCAGTTATTGTATATAACAACAAAGCATATCAATTTAAATTTAAAAACAAAGCATCATATGATTTTAATTTTAATTATTCTTTGCTAGAATTTTCCCCAACTACTGAAAAGTGGACAGAATTATCATCATTTAGTTATACTGGATATCTGTCTAAAATTGCTTTTGATGGAAAAAAAACAGTTTATTTGTATAAAAAATCTACCGCAGGTAATTATTCATTGTCAAAATTTGATTTGAGTACAATGGTGGAAACTCCAATTTCACTTCCGTTTGGAAATAAGATTGATAATCCTATTCTTTTTGCATACCAAAACAATTTTTACTTTATAGGCGGTGTTGTTCACAATAATGGAACATCAACAGTAATTAAACAAAAACATCAATATTCTGAAAGCACAAATTCGTGGAAAACACTACCAGCTTCCACTTTTTCAACATTTCCTAGTTGTGATACAAGTGGATGTGGTGAGTGTAAATATTTTTTTGTAGGAAACGACATTTATATTACAATTTTTACAGGTAATTACAAGAGCTATAAAATTAATCCAAACTTGGATGTAATAGCAAACATACCATATGCGTTGTTATTTGAATATTCGAATAAAATTTTTGGACTTCGTCCAAATTCAAATAATGAACTATACAATGTCAACACAAATGGATACAAAATACTAGACTATACTTCTGTATTAGCTTATGGTTCAAGTTTTTTTACAGTAAACAACGAAATTTATTTTACTAGAAATAGTTGGACTGTGTATCATCAAAACACATTGTTTACTCAAAAATTAAGGAAGGAAATTTTAAATGGATTATAG